One part of the Nymphaea colorata isolate Beijing-Zhang1983 chromosome 8, ASM883128v2, whole genome shotgun sequence genome encodes these proteins:
- the LOC116258403 gene encoding pentatricopeptide repeat-containing protein At2g22410, mitochondrial-like, giving the protein MASLRKLHARLVVLGLERDGPSMLNMLSSCTPSTCDLEYACLVFERVEHQSYFIWNTVIRTSAEGSKPEDAIGFYKRMKQRGVQPDNYTFPFALKACSRLEEIAEGRKMHGDIVKMGLSSNVFVQNALIHMYAANKKIGNARQLFDEMPERDLVSWNCLISGYSQNGCLRDVLALFQEMQSQNVLADEITMGKVILACTHLGEWGIARLVVEYIEKNSVKLDMFLCNTLIDMYGRCGCVDDAYKVFVEMSKRNNVSWNAMITACAKAGDIAAARKLFDEMPERDLVSWTAMIAGYSQASEFSEALALFRQMLIENIKPDEITLVSVLSACAHLGALNIGSWIHNYIHQNRVKSDVFLGNALVDMYCKCGSIDMAIDVFYNMPQKDVLSWNSIILGLAVNGRASDALQLFPEMIRVGVQPSDVTFIGILLACSHEGLVDQGYGYFEQMMNVYHLSPQMKHYGCMVDLLSRSGRLDEAYKFILKMPFDSDPVLWRTLLSACAVHGDVELAEITTKRLLVLEPSNSDNYVLLANVYARTGRWTDAMRIREKMKGSNLKKTPGCSSIEVNGVGYREQILVCNKE; this is encoded by the coding sequence ATGGCCTCTCTGAGGAAGCTCCACGCACGCCTTGTAGTACTAGGATTAGAGAGAGATGGCCCTTCAATGTTGAACATGCTCTCTTCTTGTACTCCATCAACTTGTGACTTGGAATATGCGTGCCTGGTTTTTGAGCGGGTTGAGCACCAATCCTATTTCATCTGGAACACCGTGATCAGAACTTCTGCCGAGGGAAGTAAGCCTGAAGATGCTATTGGTTTCTACAAGCGAATGAAGCAACGGGGCGTCCAACCTGACAACTACACATTTCCATTTGCGCTCAAAGCTTGTTCTCGATTGGAAGAGATTGCAGAAGGACGTAAAATGCATGGAGATATAGTAAAAATGGGGCTTTCTTCCAATGTATTTGTGCAAAATGCTTTGATCCATATGTATGctgcaaataagaaaattggGAATGCACGCCAGTTGTTTGATGAGATGCCTGAGAGGGATTTGGTGTCTTGGAACTGTTTGATATCTGGCTACAGTCAAAACGGCTGCTTGCGGGATGTTTTGGCACTGTTTCAGGAAATGCAGTCCCAAAATGTACTTGCTGACGAGATTACGATGGGAAAGGTGATCTTGGCATGCACTCATCTTGGTGAATGGGGGATAGCTCGGTTAGTGGTGGAGTACATTGAGAAGAACAGTGTGAAGTTAGACATGTTCCTCTGTAACACCCTCATTGACATGTATGGACGATGTGGTTGCGTCGATGATGCGTACAAAGTGTTTGTTGAGATGTCCAAAAGAAACAATGTGTCTTGGAATGCTATGATTACGGCTTGTGCCAAGGCGGGAGACATAGCAGCTGCAAGAAAATTGTTTGATGAGATGCCTGAAAGGGATCTCGTCTCATGGACAGCCATGATTGCTGGCTACTCGCAAGCTAGTGAGTTCTCTGAGGCACTGGCACTGTTCCGCCAAATGCTGATAGAAAATATCAAGCCTGACGAAATAACATTAGTGAGCGTCCTTTCGGCTTGTGCCCATCTAGGGGCTTTGAATATAGGAAGTTGGATTCACAATTACATCCACCAAAACAGGGTAAAATCCGACGTTTTCTTAGGAAATGCCTTAGTAGACATGTATTGTAAGTGTGGAAGCATCGACATGGCCATTGATGTCTTCTACAACATGCCTCAGAAGGATGTCCTTTCGTGGAATTCAATCATCTTGGGGTTGGCTGTGAATGGTCGTGCAAGCGATGCCCTTCAGCTTTTCCCTGAAATGATAAGGGTAGGCGTTCAACCGAGTGACGTGACTTTCATTGGTATTCTACTTGCCTGCAGCCACGAGGGATTGGTGGATCAAGGTTATGGGTACTTTGAACAGATGATGAATGTCTATCATCTGTCACCACAGATGAAGCATTATGGCTGCATGGTTGACCTTCTTAGTCGGTCTGGACGGCTTGATGAAGCATACAAATTCATATTGAAGATGCCTTTTGACTCTGACCCCGTCCTCTGGCGTACACTGTTGAGTGCTTGTGCTGTTCACGGTGATGTAGAACTGGCCGAAATTACTACAAAGAGGCTCCTTGTGTTGGAGCCAAGCAACAGCGACAACTATGTACTTCTGGCAAATGTTTATGCACGTACCGGTAGATGGACTGATGCCATGAGAATTAGGGAGAAGATGAAGGGAAGCAATTTGAAGAAAACGCCAGGGTGTAGCTCCATTGAGGTCAATGGGGTTGGTTACAGGGAGCAGATTCTTGTCTGTAACAAAGAATAG